From Streptomyces sp. Edi4, one genomic window encodes:
- a CDS encoding GPP34 family phosphoprotein yields MGRSRRTIPEELLLLALDPATGTTAQPQSLDLGLAGAQLVELALAGRIAPDGDRIAVVMARPTGDPTLDSALELLRRRGSPVRAVHWIGGPRLGLRQIYLAHLERCGMVHAVSGQMCGVLPTTRYQATDTAISRDIRARLDSAIRTGVPPDPRTAALAALAHAVGLGKHLYPGNEGRSSRSRLRDLIRHDPMGGLVAHAVMDVQNGVAAQPRRANATTPDNPSRHATAAGVPMQPHLGSMARAVVHH; encoded by the coding sequence ATGGGCAGGAGCCGCAGAACGATTCCGGAAGAGCTGTTGCTGCTCGCTCTGGACCCGGCCACGGGTACCACAGCGCAGCCGCAGTCGCTCGACCTCGGCCTCGCCGGAGCTCAGCTAGTGGAGCTGGCTCTGGCAGGACGGATAGCCCCGGACGGGGATCGTATCGCCGTGGTGATGGCACGGCCGACAGGAGATCCGACACTGGACTCCGCACTGGAACTGCTGCGCAGGCGCGGCAGTCCGGTTCGGGCGGTCCACTGGATCGGCGGGCCCCGTCTCGGGCTCCGTCAGATCTACCTCGCGCACCTGGAGCGGTGCGGCATGGTCCATGCCGTGTCGGGCCAGATGTGCGGGGTGCTGCCGACGACTCGCTACCAGGCGACGGACACGGCGATCAGCCGGGACATCAGGGCCCGGCTGGACAGCGCGATCCGCACCGGCGTACCGCCGGACCCGCGGACCGCGGCGCTGGCCGCGCTCGCCCACGCGGTGGGGCTCGGCAAGCACCTGTATCCCGGCAACGAGGGGCGGTCATCGCGCTCCCGTCTACGGGATCTGATCAGGCACGACCCGATGGGCGGCCTCGTCGCGCACGCCGTGATGGACGTCCAGAACGGCGTGGCCGCTCAGCCGCGCCGCGCCAACGCCACCACGCCGGACAACCCGAGCCGCCACGCTACGGCGGCCGGCGTCCCGATGCAGCCGCATCTCGGGTCGATGGCCAGGGCCGTGGTGCACCACTAG
- a CDS encoding helix-turn-helix transcriptional regulator, protein MASNVNPTVRRRRLGQELRRLRELKGMTAEEVAERLLVSQSKISRLENGRRSISQRDVRDLCGVYEVEDHRIVDSLMQMAKDSRQQGWWHAFGDIPYSVYIGLETDAASLRVYDPQVVPGLLQTPQYAEALIAGALPETVPADVEKRVNVRLRRQERVKATENPLRLWVVIDEAALRRTIGGKQLMIDQLESLIDQSRLPHVTVQVLPFSMGAHPGINGQYAILEFPDASDSSVVYIEGVTSDLYLEKANDVQKYSVMYEHLRAQALNVDQTREFITAIAKEYADGTAC, encoded by the coding sequence GTGGCGTCCAATGTCAATCCCACCGTCAGGCGGCGCCGACTGGGCCAGGAGCTGCGCAGACTCCGCGAGCTGAAGGGCATGACGGCCGAGGAGGTCGCCGAGCGCCTGCTGGTGTCCCAGTCGAAGATCAGCCGCCTCGAGAACGGCCGCCGCTCGATCAGTCAGCGCGACGTGCGCGATCTGTGCGGGGTGTACGAGGTCGAGGACCACCGTATCGTCGACTCGCTGATGCAAATGGCCAAGGACTCCCGCCAGCAGGGCTGGTGGCACGCCTTCGGCGACATTCCGTACAGCGTCTACATCGGCCTGGAGACCGACGCGGCGAGCCTGCGCGTCTACGATCCCCAGGTCGTGCCCGGCCTGCTCCAGACCCCCCAGTACGCGGAGGCGCTGATCGCGGGCGCGCTCCCCGAGACGGTCCCGGCGGACGTCGAGAAGCGGGTGAACGTGCGGCTGCGGCGCCAGGAGCGCGTGAAGGCGACCGAGAACCCGCTGCGCCTGTGGGTGGTCATCGACGAGGCCGCGCTGCGCCGCACGATCGGCGGCAAGCAGCTGATGATCGACCAGCTGGAATCCCTCATCGACCAGTCCCGGCTGCCCCATGTCACCGTGCAGGTACTGCCGTTCAGCATGGGCGCGCATCCGGGAATCAACGGCCAGTACGCGATCCTGGAATTCCCGGACGCGTCGGACTCCAGCGTTGTCTACATCGAGGGCGTCACCAGCGATCTGTATCTGGAGAAGGCCAATGATGTCCAGAAATACAGCGTGATGTACGAGCATCTGCGGGCGCAGGCCCTGAATGTGGACCAGACCCGGGAATTCATCACCGCGATCGCCAAGGAGTACGCCGATGGAACGGCCTGCTGA
- a CDS encoding DUF397 domain-containing protein — translation MAILQGATDTWTKSSYSTGNGACVEVKSPVMETVAVRDSKVCEGPSISFAPGAWSAFVAEVTRDSLV, via the coding sequence ATGGCAATTCTTCAGGGCGCCACGGACACCTGGACCAAGTCCTCGTACTCCACCGGAAACGGCGCATGCGTTGAGGTCAAGTCCCCCGTCATGGAGACCGTCGCCGTACGGGACTCCAAGGTCTGCGAGGGCCCCTCGATCTCCTTCGCCCCCGGCGCGTGGAGCGCGTTCGTGGCCGAGGTGACCCGGGATTCCCTCGTCTGA
- a CDS encoding SDR family oxidoreductase has translation MQLRGKTVIVSGVGAGLGHQVAAAVVREGGNAVLGARTEANLAQCAAEIDPGGARTALLPTDITDASQCEALAALAVERFGAIDAVVHVAAWDSYFGGVADADLATWQQVMDVNLLGTLRMTRACLPALRARGGSVVIIGTQSAVAAPSQVRQAAYAASKGALTSAMYSMAREFGPDRIRVNTVLPGWMWGPPVRAYVQFTAAAEGVSEQEVLGRLTERMALPDLATDRDVAEAVTFLASDRARAITGQSLLVNAGELMR, from the coding sequence ATGCAGCTGCGTGGGAAGACCGTCATCGTGTCCGGGGTGGGGGCCGGGCTCGGGCACCAGGTCGCCGCGGCCGTCGTGCGCGAAGGGGGCAACGCGGTGCTCGGCGCGCGCACCGAGGCCAACCTCGCGCAGTGCGCCGCCGAGATCGACCCGGGCGGCGCCCGCACCGCCCTGCTGCCCACCGACATCACCGACGCGTCCCAGTGCGAGGCCCTCGCGGCGCTCGCCGTGGAGCGGTTCGGCGCCATCGACGCGGTCGTCCATGTCGCCGCCTGGGACAGCTACTTCGGCGGCGTGGCCGACGCGGACCTCGCCACCTGGCAGCAGGTCATGGACGTGAACCTGCTGGGCACCCTGCGCATGACCCGGGCCTGCCTGCCCGCGCTCAGGGCGCGCGGCGGCTCCGTCGTCATCATCGGTACGCAGTCGGCGGTGGCGGCGCCCTCGCAGGTGCGGCAGGCGGCGTACGCGGCGTCCAAGGGCGCGCTGACGTCCGCGATGTACTCGATGGCGCGCGAGTTCGGACCGGACCGGATCCGGGTCAACACGGTGCTTCCCGGCTGGATGTGGGGGCCGCCGGTGCGGGCGTACGTCCAGTTCACGGCGGCCGCCGAGGGCGTGTCCGAACAGGAGGTGCTGGGCCGGCTCACCGAGCGCATGGCCCTGCCGGACCTCGCCACGGACCGGGACGTGGCGGAGGCGGTGACCTTCCTCGCCTCCGACCGGGCCCGCGCGATCACCGGCCAGTCGCTCCTGGTGAACGCGGGCGAGCTGATGAGGTGA
- a CDS encoding ADP-ribosylglycohydrolase family protein, with translation MSAAASAPIWGRAEQQDFRSRVRGCLLGGAIGDTLGAGVAGLALSEIRERHGPDALSDLAPAHGRTGTVTAATQLTLFTVDGLIRAQVRRDTGAWHPPTDVHRAHLRWAATQRDWGPDERREDNGWLAREEWLYARRDPAKACLVGLGDDIMGTLEQPKNPGADDPAALTRSAPFGLLVGWEPQLVLQLAVECAAQTHGDPAAYLSAGALAVVVHGLARGESMDGAVQRTLAQLAVRPGHEPVTDALRHALGAVRQGMPSPALVATLGTGHRAPETLAIAVYCALVGEDIRHGLLLAVNHDGPSDATGTVCGSLLGAMHGETALPPAWLAQLEGRATILELADDFAMEMTQGPALHGPAVNTAGWLLRYPRG, from the coding sequence ATGAGCGCAGCCGCATCCGCACCCATATGGGGCCGGGCCGAACAGCAGGACTTCCGTAGCCGGGTACGGGGCTGTCTGCTGGGCGGGGCGATCGGGGACACCCTGGGCGCGGGCGTCGCCGGGCTCGCGCTGAGCGAGATCCGCGAGCGGCACGGCCCGGACGCGCTGAGCGACCTTGCCCCGGCGCACGGCCGCACGGGCACCGTGACCGCGGCCACCCAGCTCACCCTGTTCACCGTGGACGGCCTCATACGCGCCCAGGTCCGCCGCGACACCGGCGCCTGGCACCCGCCCACCGACGTGCACCGGGCACATCTGCGCTGGGCCGCCACCCAGCGCGACTGGGGGCCCGACGAGCGCCGCGAGGACAACGGCTGGCTGGCCCGCGAGGAATGGCTCTACGCGCGGCGCGATCCGGCCAAGGCCTGCCTGGTCGGGCTCGGCGACGACATCATGGGCACCCTGGAGCAGCCCAAGAACCCGGGCGCCGACGACCCCGCCGCCCTCACCCGCTCCGCGCCGTTCGGCCTGCTCGTGGGCTGGGAACCGCAGCTGGTGCTGCAACTCGCCGTGGAGTGCGCCGCGCAGACCCACGGCGACCCGGCGGCATATCTCTCGGCCGGCGCGCTCGCCGTCGTCGTGCACGGGCTCGCCCGGGGCGAGTCCATGGACGGCGCCGTCCAGCGGACCCTCGCGCAGCTCGCCGTGCGCCCGGGCCACGAGCCGGTCACCGACGCGCTGCGGCACGCGCTCGGCGCCGTACGCCAGGGCATGCCGAGCCCGGCCCTCGTGGCCACCCTCGGCACCGGGCACCGCGCCCCGGAAACGCTCGCGATCGCCGTGTACTGCGCGCTGGTCGGCGAGGACATCCGGCACGGGCTGCTGCTCGCCGTCAACCACGACGGCCCCTCCGACGCCACCGGCACCGTCTGCGGCAGCCTGCTCGGCGCGATGCACGGCGAGACCGCGCTGCCGCCCGCGTGGCTCGCCCAGCTGGAGGGCCGCGCGACCATCCTGGAACTCGCCGACGACTTCGCGATGGAGATGACCCAGGGCCCCGCCCTGCACGGCCCGGCCGTCAACACGGCGGGCTGGCTGCTGCGCTATCCGAGGGGCTGA
- a CDS encoding transposase family protein has protein sequence MLEELAPPWAAARASALHVMRGGPRKRAEGAGRKPRLVFADRLAATLVHLRLGLPHAALAELYGVNRSTVSAAIREVRPLLAARVFAIPGRPCLRIRTLDDLFAYADAEGVDTRFDGTEVQVRRPRAGRPGRKAFVSGKKKQNTIKTTTFSDHQGRTLFSGVVRPGRMQDQTAVRTEGSAEQFRLHPDVHAEVDSGYQGLAKEFPSQVSAPPKKPAQGAPDGDKRAWREAPRSLARPAFEDEGRSGRYGVWGGAPGISAADRAWLAAQFPCPWRGWGRPGWGWSARPGFEEGRRS, from the coding sequence TTGCTCGAAGAACTCGCCCCGCCCTGGGCGGCGGCCCGTGCGTCGGCCCTGCACGTGATGAGGGGCGGGCCCCGCAAGCGGGCCGAGGGTGCCGGACGCAAGCCGCGCCTGGTGTTCGCCGACCGGCTCGCGGCCACCCTGGTCCACCTGCGGCTCGGGCTGCCACATGCCGCCCTGGCCGAGTTGTACGGGGTGAACCGCTCCACCGTCTCCGCCGCGATCCGCGAGGTCAGACCCTTGCTCGCCGCGCGGGTCTTTGCCATCCCCGGCCGCCCCTGTCTGCGCATCCGCACCCTGGACGACCTGTTCGCCTACGCAGATGCCGAAGGCGTCGACACCCGGTTCGACGGCACGGAAGTCCAGGTCCGACGCCCGCGCGCGGGCCGCCCCGGACGCAAAGCCTTCGTCTCGGGCAAGAAGAAGCAGAACACGATCAAGACCACCACATTCAGCGACCACCAGGGCCGCACCCTGTTCTCCGGCGTCGTCCGCCCGGGCCGCATGCAAGACCAGACCGCTGTGCGTACCGAGGGCAGCGCCGAACAGTTCCGCCTCCACCCCGATGTTCACGCCGAGGTCGACTCCGGCTACCAAGGTCTGGCCAAGGAGTTCCCGTCCCAGGTCAGCGCCCCGCCGAAGAAGCCGGCCCAGGGCGCTCCCGACGGCGACAAGCGTGCCTGGCGCGAGGCACCAAGGTCGTTGGCCCGTCCGGCGTTTGAGGACGAGGGCCGTTCAGGCCGATACGGGGTCTGGGGCGGAGCCCCGGGGATTTCGGCTGCGGACCGTGCGTGGCTGGCCGCGCAGTTCCCGTGCCCCTGGCGGGGCTGGGGCCGGCCCGGGTGGGGGTGGTCGGCCCGGCCGGGGTTTGAGGAGGGCCGGCGCTCTTAA
- a CDS encoding GNAT family N-acetyltransferase, with product MDVSLRPVHPSDLPVFFRHMSDPESNRMAAFTAEDPTDRARFDAHWKRILASPDIVTRTVLADGDVVGHAAVYGEPGEREVTYFIDRCYWGRGIATAALWGLLAEVPERPLLARAAADNTGSVRVLEKCGFKAVGEDRGFANARGAEIDELVLRLDG from the coding sequence ATAGATGTCTCCCTGCGTCCCGTGCACCCCAGCGATCTGCCTGTGTTCTTCCGGCACATGAGCGACCCCGAGTCGAATCGGATGGCCGCCTTCACCGCCGAGGACCCGACGGACCGGGCCCGCTTCGACGCGCATTGGAAGCGCATCCTCGCCTCGCCCGACATCGTCACCCGCACCGTGCTCGCGGACGGCGATGTGGTCGGGCACGCGGCCGTGTACGGCGAGCCGGGCGAGCGGGAAGTTACGTATTTCATCGATCGCTGCTACTGGGGGCGGGGCATCGCGACCGCGGCGCTGTGGGGGCTGCTCGCCGAGGTCCCCGAACGCCCGCTGCTCGCCCGGGCGGCGGCGGACAACACCGGATCGGTGCGGGTCCTGGAGAAGTGCGGCTTCAAGGCCGTCGGAGAGGACCGGGGCTTCGCGAACGCGCGGGGAGCGGAGATCGACGAGCTGGTGTTGCGGTTGGACGGATAA
- a CDS encoding class I SAM-dependent methyltransferase, whose protein sequence is MASHSAQDFYDQLAEDYHLIYADWSLSVSRQGNALDSLVRRYLDGAEPLEVLDCSCGIGTQAIGLAEHGHRIVGSDLSPAAAVRAAAEVQRRGLAAATLAADMRSLPFADASFDVVLSADNSLAHLLTEDDVRHAVGDMRRVMRDSGLLVLSARDYGDARQRQRQSTVPQVTNSDAGQVVTFQLWHWHDDGVYDFDHVQLLPDGNTWQVLVRRATSRAWALEELTELVRECEFGNVTWHGVEETHFFQPVLTARPVG, encoded by the coding sequence ATGGCCTCCCACTCTGCGCAGGACTTCTACGATCAGCTTGCCGAGGACTACCACCTGATCTACGCGGACTGGTCGCTGTCGGTATCGCGGCAGGGGAATGCCCTGGACTCGTTGGTCCGGCGGTATCTGGACGGTGCCGAGCCGCTGGAGGTCCTGGACTGCTCATGCGGGATCGGGACGCAGGCGATCGGCCTGGCCGAGCACGGGCATCGCATCGTGGGCAGCGATCTGAGTCCGGCTGCCGCGGTTCGAGCGGCAGCGGAGGTGCAGCGGCGTGGATTGGCGGCAGCGACGTTGGCGGCGGACATGCGCTCGCTGCCGTTCGCCGACGCCTCGTTCGACGTCGTGCTGAGTGCGGACAACTCGCTGGCGCACCTGCTGACCGAGGACGACGTCCGCCATGCGGTGGGCGATATGCGGCGAGTCATGCGAGACAGCGGGCTGCTGGTGCTCTCGGCGAGGGACTACGGCGACGCCCGACAAAGGCAGCGGCAGTCCACAGTTCCGCAGGTGACAAACAGCGACGCCGGGCAGGTGGTCACGTTCCAGTTATGGCACTGGCACGACGACGGCGTCTACGACTTCGATCACGTGCAACTGCTGCCGGATGGCAATACCTGGCAGGTCCTGGTCCGGCGGGCGACCTCGCGGGCCTGGGCGCTGGAGGAGCTGACGGAACTTGTGCGAGAGTGCGAGTTCGGCAACGTCACATGGCACGGTGTCGAGGAGACGCACTTCTTCCAGCCGGTGTTGACCGCGCGACCTGTGGGCTGA